From Oenanthe melanoleuca isolate GR-GAL-2019-014 chromosome 18, OMel1.0, whole genome shotgun sequence, a single genomic window includes:
- the LOC130260681 gene encoding ankyrin repeat domain-containing protein 40-like, translating to MRSPLVFSTPNRPSSRSACASERAPDPASSLWPSLDPLGHLLVFPVLRSAGPTPPASPGPLPPARAQDGGGREGRSRAPGREGPGSAALRPPGPSRRARSGGEGPQPGPAMSGAAEARELEERLREAAALGDVAEVRRLLGAGVDIDSRNEINGWTCLHWACKRNHAQVVSCLLEAGADKHILTAKGELAAQLTSKPDIRKILGEEQTECQGAKDLNLPIVVNYSAKPPFRNVYSEESIPGSLAESQNESASISSASQSETSPCPSAPQAESTCTAVSCSSDDETAPAASPAATAPAASPAARPAPAASPAATAPAASPAARPAPAASPAATAPAANPAASPAARPAPAASPAATAPAASPAARPAPAASPAATAPAASPAATAPAASPAASPAARPAPAASPAATAPAASPAATAPAASPAARPAPATSPAATAPAASPAARPVPAASPAARPAPAASPAATAPEPPVSTASACASPALLAGPACPPATAPSLGLCSPTLSGQALPLQPNTSPSGPASAFQPFFFTGTFPYNMQELVLKVRVQNLRDNDFIEIELDRQELTYQDLLRVSCCELGINPEQVEKIRKLPNTLIRKDKDVARLQDFQELELVLMRSDSSPFQNAAAVLTERPCYNSRASKLTY from the exons ATGAGATCCCCTCTAGTCTTCTCCACACcaaacaggcccagctcccgCAGTGCCTGTGCATCAGAGAGAGCTCCAGACCCCgcatcatctttgtggccttCGCTGGACCCTCTTGGACATCtgcttgtttttcctgtgctgaggagcgCAGGACCGACACCGCCCGCCAGCCCagggccgctcccgcccgcccgcgctcaagatggcggcggccGTGAGGGCCGGAGCCGGGCCCCGGGGCGGGAAGGGCCCGGCTCCGCCGCGCTGAGGCCGCCCGGCCCCTCCCGACGGGCTCGGAGCGGCGGGGAGGGGCCGCAGCCGGGCCCGGCCATGAGCGGCGCGGCGGAGGCGCGGGAGCTGGAGGAGCGGCTGCGGGAGGCGGCGGCCCTGGGGGACGTGGCGGAGGTGCGGCGGCTGCTGGGCGCGGGGGTGGACATCGACTCCCGCAACGAGATCAACGGCTG GACCTGCCTGCACTGGGCCTGTAAGCGGAACCATGCCCAAGTGGTGTCCTGCCTGCTGGAGGCTGGCGCTGACAAGCACATCCTCACTGCTAAGGGAGAGCTGGCGGCACAGCTAACATCGAAACCAGACATCCGCAAGATTTTGGGAG AGGAACAAACTGAATGTCAAGGAGCGAAGGATTTAAATTTACCCATTGTTGTGAACTACTCAGCCAAGCCACCATTCCGTAACGTTTACAGCGAAGAAAGCATTCCAGGCAGCTTGgcagaatcccagaatgaaAGTGCTTCCATCTCTTCTGCTTCCCAGAGTGAAACCAGCCCTTGTCCATCAGCACCTCAGGCCGAAAGCACCTGCACAGCCGTGTCCTGCAGCAGCGATGATGAgactgccccagcagccagccctgcagccacagccccagcagccagccctgcagccaggcctgccccagcagccagccctgcagccacagccccagcagccagccctgcagccaggcctgccccagcagccagccctgcagccacagccccagcagccaaccctgcagccagccctgcagccaggcctgccccagcagccagccctgcagccacagccccagcagccagccctgcagccaggcctgccccagcagccagccctgcagccacagccccagcagccagccctgcagccacagccccagcagccagccctgcagccagccctgcagccaggcctgccccagcagccagccctgcagccacagccccagcagcgagccctgcagccacagccccagcagccagccctgcagccaggcctGCCCCAGcaaccagccctgcagccacagccccagcagccagccctgcagccaggccagtcccagcagccagccctgcagccaggcctgccccagcagccagccctgcagccacagcccctgagccccccgtcagcacagcctcagcctgtgccagcccagcgCTGCTCGCCGGCCCCGCCTGCCCCCCGGCCACCgcccccagcctggggctctgctcccccacACTGTCCGGCCAggccctgcccctgcagcccaacACCTCCCCCAGCGGCCCTGCCTCCgccttccagcccttcttctTCACGGGAACATTCCCCTACAACATGCAAG AACTTGTGCTCAAGGTCAGAGTCCAGAACCTGAGAGACAATGACTTCATTGAGATTGAACTGGACAGACAAGAATTGACCTATCAAGATCTGCTCAGAGTGAGCTGCTGTGAACTGGGCATTAATCCAGA
- the WFIKKN2 gene encoding WAP, Kazal, immunoglobulin, Kunitz and NTR domain-containing protein 2: MLLVLFTRWMWILLGKSSVLLLLEVSLKGRALPPIRYSHAGICPNDMNPNLWVDAQSTCKRECDADLECETFEKCCPNVCGTKSCVAARYMDIKGKKGPVGMPKEATCDRFMCIQQGSECDIWDGQPVCKCKDRCEKEPSFTCASDGLTYYNKCYMDAEACIKGITLSVVTCRYHLTWPNTSPIPPETTARPTTAYSETTVVDILPPALVNNPVHQSVYVGETVSFLCDVTGRPKPEITWEKQVDGKDKVIMKPNHVRGNVVVTNIAQLVIYNTQLQDAGIYTCTAQNSGGLLRADFPLSVIRGEPTSKEASQNKTHFPTDECLKQPDSEDCGEEQTRWYYDAKKNNCFTFIYGNCNSNLNHFETYESCMLTCMNGPINICNLPALQGHCKAYEPRWAYNSLSKQCQSFIYGGCGGNENNFESREACEEMCPFPKNTHCKACKPRQKLVTSFCKSDFVILGRITELTEDQDSGHALVTVEEILKDEKMGLKFLGKEPLEITLLNMDWSCPCPNMTTVDGQLIIMGDVHNGMAVLQPDSFVGTSSVRRVRKLREVIHKKTCELLKEFLGLH; encoded by the exons ATGTTGTTGGTGCTGTTCACTCGGTGGATGTGGATCTTGCTGGGGAAGAGCAGTGTCCTGTTGCTCCTGGAGGTGTCTCTGAAGGGGAGAGCCCTGCCTCCCATCCGCTACTCGCACGCTGGGATATGCCCCAATGACATGAACCCCAACCTGTGGGTGGACGCGCAGAGCACTTGCAAGCGGGAGTGCGACGCTGACCTG GAGTGTGAGACCTTTGAGAAGTGCTGCCCCAATGTCTGTGGAACCAAGAGCTGTGTGGCCGCTCGCTACATGGACATCAAGGGCAAGAAGGGGCCTGTGGGGATGCCCAAAGAGGCAACCTGTGACCGCTTCATGTGCATCCAGCAAGGCTCAGAGTGCGACATCTGGGACGGGCAGCCCGTCTGCAAGTGCAAGGACAGGTGTGAGAAGGAGCCCAGCTTCACCTGCGCCTCTGACGGGCTCACCTACTACAACAAGTGCTACATGGATGCAGAGGCCTGCATCAAAGGCATCACACTGAGCGTGGTCACCTGCAGGTACCATCTCACCTGGCCGAACACCAGCCCCATCCCCCCGGAAACGACAGCTCGCCCTACCACCGCCTACTCCGAGACCACAGTGGTGGATAtcctgccccctgccctggTGAACAACCCCGTCCATCAGTCTGTCTACGTGGGCGAGACCGTCAGCTTCCTCTGCGACGTCACCGGGAGGCCCAAGCCCGAAATCACGTGGGAGAAGCAGGTGGATGGGAAGGACAAAGTCATCATGAAGCCAAACCACGTCAGGGGGAACGTCGTGGTCACCAACATCGCCCAGCTGGTCATCTACAACACgcagctgcaggatgcaggaatCTACACCTGCACTGCCCAGAACAGCGGCGGCCTCCTGCGGGCAGATTTCCCTTTGTCAGTCATCAGAGGAGAGCCCACATCCAAGGAAGCTTCCcagaacaaaacacattttccaacCGACGAGTGCCTGAAGCAGCCGGACAGTGAGGACTGTGGGGAGGAGCAGACCCGGTGGTACTACGATGCCAAGAAAAACAACTGCTTTACTTTCATCTATGGGAACTGCAACAGCAACCTCAACCACTTTGAGACCTATGAGAGTTGCATGCTGACGTGCATGAACGGCCCCATCAACATCTGCAACCTGCCGGCCCTCCAAGGCCACTGCAAGGCCTACGAGCCCAGGTGGGCCTACAACAGCCTGAGCAAGCAGTGCCAGTCCTTCATCTACGGCGGCTGCGGGGGCAACGAGAACAACTTTGAGAGCCGCGAGGCCTGCGAGGAGATGTGCCCCTTCCCCAAGAACACGCACTGCAAGGCCTGCAAGCCCCGCCAGAAGCTGGTCACCAGCTTCTGCAAGAGCGACTTCGTCATCCTGGGCCGCATCACGGAGCTGACCGAAGACCAGGACTCGGGGCACGCCCTGGTGACGGTGGAGGAGATTCTCAAGGAtgaaaaaatgggattaaaattCCTGGGGAAGGAACCGCTAGAAATCACGCTTTTGAACATGGACTGGAGCTGCCCGTGCCCCAACATGACCACGGTGGATGGCCAGCTCATCATCATGGGGGACGTCCACAACGGCATGGCCGTGCTGCAGCCAGACAGCTTTGTGGGCACCTCCAGCGTCCGGCGCGTGCGCAAGCTGCGCGAGGTCATCCACAAGAAAACTTGTGAGCTTTTGAAAGAGTTCCTGGGATTGCATTAA